A section of the Macadamia integrifolia cultivar HAES 741 chromosome 9, SCU_Mint_v3, whole genome shotgun sequence genome encodes:
- the LOC122088178 gene encoding uncharacterized protein LOC122088178 isoform X2, which produces MIRNFDSPKEIWETLAKLFSKKNIARLQLLENELAMLTQGEEPISDARLRRYLIRGLRAEYMPFITSLQGWVNQPSIIDLENLLSNQEALAKQMSSKSISEPAEVLVSKGNSSEGRGYCSTFSSSPKKNTSGKPITCYRCGKTGHIR; this is translated from the exons ATGATTCGTAATTTCGATTCACCAAAGGAAATTTGGGAGACTCTTGCGAAGCTATTCTCTAAGAAAAATATAGCAAGGTTGCAGCTGCTTGAGAATGAGCTTGCGATGTTAACGCAAGGAG AGGAACCCATTAGTGATGCACGGCTTCGGCGGTATCTCATTCGTGGTCTAAGGGCAGAATATATGCCATTCATCACATCTTTGCAAGGATGGGTGAACCAACCATCTATCATTGATTTGGAAAATTTGCTCTCCAACCAAGAAGCATTGGCCAAGCAAATGTCAAGCAAATCAATCTCTGAACCTGCAGAGGTCCTTGTTTCAAAGGGAAATTCATCAGAAGGTCGTGGATATTGTTCTACATTCAGCTCGAGTCCAAAGAAAAATACAAGTGGAAAACCGATCACTTGTTATAGATGTGGGAAAACCGGTCACATCAGGTGA
- the LOC122088178 gene encoding uncharacterized protein LOC122088178 isoform X1, producing MIRNFDSPKEIWETLAKLFSKKNIARLQLLENELAMLTQGDLDTEEPISDARLRRYLIRGLRAEYMPFITSLQGWVNQPSIIDLENLLSNQEALAKQMSSKSISEPAEVLVSKGNSSEGRGYCSTFSSSPKKNTSGKPITCYRCGKTGHIR from the exons ATGATTCGTAATTTCGATTCACCAAAGGAAATTTGGGAGACTCTTGCGAAGCTATTCTCTAAGAAAAATATAGCAAGGTTGCAGCTGCTTGAGAATGAGCTTGCGATGTTAACGCAAGGAG atttggatacAGAGGAACCCATTAGTGATGCACGGCTTCGGCGGTATCTCATTCGTGGTCTAAGGGCAGAATATATGCCATTCATCACATCTTTGCAAGGATGGGTGAACCAACCATCTATCATTGATTTGGAAAATTTGCTCTCCAACCAAGAAGCATTGGCCAAGCAAATGTCAAGCAAATCAATCTCTGAACCTGCAGAGGTCCTTGTTTCAAAGGGAAATTCATCAGAAGGTCGTGGATATTGTTCTACATTCAGCTCGAGTCCAAAGAAAAATACAAGTGGAAAACCGATCACTTGTTATAGATGTGGGAAAACCGGTCACATCAGGTGA
- the LOC122088611 gene encoding uncharacterized protein LOC122088611: protein MASLTQGVLLKLLQHASDKNVKVTGEHRSPLLQVLEIVPALAAGDDPWQSRGFFLKVSDSLHSAYVSISNEDLDLIFSDKIQLGQFLHVSRFDSAYPVPVLRGIKPVPKRRPCVGNPIDLVSSDWLMVRPNVDIPAAAQVSENVKSAGKTDGLKKTKVKRSSDIEDKTKSRRASLGNNARVEDLELRRLSLDTMRKGWDHSPGSKNANGVRSSSFSDTASVLSDKKASSRSNSKNQCLKNSPPSNKSNDLSPIIPKGPLKGEIKPKEGNSPCNLVKVPVGTKKPSDQGISWESLPSSIHALGKDALRYRNAAFVAAVDALQEASAAECIIRCMSMFSELCDSNLHDSPGILVERFLNLHQSMQQASTVVNSLLAIISSEGKTNSTSPEACTNFTGKAMDATSWVQAAVDTNLSNFSLFVKHDRKETQQNGKCYYVVLENSASTKDVNRNSPSPQNKQSPKIQGSLCDLNTKKMPSPRRGVVVPALKKTNTEKGKCLQGSGLKDTASLAKRLLLFSRGWFLKYLEDSLNNGFGLKQGEEHDEITALLGQFKRVNQWLEDALGDDIEVNKRIESLRKKLCGFLLEHVDASALTSRHGVCS from the exons ATGGCGTCGCTTACGCAAGGCGTGCTCTTGAAACTACTCCAGCATGCCAGCGACAAAAATGTTAAGGTCACCGGTGAGCACCGTTCGCCTCTCTTGCAGGTGCTCGAGATTGTCCCTGCACTTGCTGCCGGCGATGATCCCTGGCAGAGCAGAGGTTTCTTCTTGAAGGTCTCCGACTCTTTGCATTCTGCTTACGTTTCTATCTCCAATGAAGACCTCGATTTGATCTTCAGTGATAAGATCCAGCTCGGTCAGTTCCTTCATGTCTCTCGCTTCGACTCTGCTTACCCTGTTCCTGTGCTTCGTGGTATCAAGCCTGTCCCTAAGAGGCGGCCTTGTGTTGGTAACCCTATCGATTTGGTCTCCAGCGACTGGTTGATGGTTCGACCTAATGTTGATATCCCAGCGGCGGCTCAGGTTTCGGAGAATGTAAAGAGCGCCGGGAAGACAGATGGATTGAAGAAGACCAAGGTGAAGAGGTCGTCAGATATTGAAGACAAAACCAAGTCGAGACGAGCTTCGTTGGGAAACAATGCGAGGGTGGAGGACCTGGAGTTGAGGAGACTAAGCTTGGATACCATGCGCAAGGGATGGGACCATAGCCCAGGATCGAAGAATGCCAACGGCGTACGTTCCTCCAGTTTCTCGGATACTGCTTCT GTTCTTTCTGATAAGAAGGCTTCTTCCAGGAGTAACTCTAAGAATCAATGTTTGAAGAACTCACCACCATCAAATAAAAGCAATGACTTGTCACCGATAATACCAAAGGGGCCATTAAAAGGAGAGATCAAGCCCAAGGAGGGAAATAGTCCATGCAATCTTGTAAAGGTTCCTGTTGGCACTAAAAAACCTTCGGATCAAGGCATTTCGTGGGAGTCACTGCCATCTAGTATTCATGCTCTTGGAAAG GATGCTTTGCGTTATAGAAATGCTGCATTCGTTGCTGCAGTAGATGCATTACAAGAAGCTTCGGCAGCAGAGTGTATAATCCGATGCATGAG CATGTTTTCGGAACTGTGCGACTCCAACCTGCATGATTCTCCTGGAATCTTAGTGGAGCGATTTCTAAACCTCCATCAGAGCATGCAGCAAGCATCAACTGTTGTAAATTCCTTATTGGCAATAATATCTTCTGAAGGGAAAACCAATTCTACATCACCGGAAGCCTGCACAAACTTTACTGGTAAAGCCATGGATGCTACATCATGGGTCCAAGCTGCTGTAGACACCAATCTTTCCAACTTTTCTTTGTTTGTCAAGCATGATAGGAAAGAAACTCAACAAAATGGAAAATGTTATTATGTTGTCTTAGAAAATTCTGCCTCAACTAAAGATGTCAACCGTAACAGCCCCTCACCTCAGAACAAACAAAGCCCCAAAATTCAGGGAAGCTTGTGTGATTTGAACACCAAGAAGATGCCTTCTCCTAGAAGGGGGGTTGTGGTTCCTGCATTGAAGAAGACAAACACTGAGAAGGGGAAATGTTTACAAGGAAGTGGCTTGAAAGATACAGCATCTCTAGCCAAGCGGCTGCTCTTGTTTTCTCGTGGATGGTTCTTGAAATACTTGGAGGATTCATTGAACAATGGATTTGGATTAAAACAGGGGGAAGAACATGATGAGATCACAGCTCTCCTTGGGCAGTTTAAAAGAGTAAATCAGTGGTTGGAAGATGCACTCGGTGACGACATTGAGGTTAACAAGAGAATAGAGAGTTTGAGAAAGAAACTATGTGGATTTCTACTAGAGCATGTTGATGCCAGCGCACTTACTAGTAGACATGGAGTCTGCTCCTAG
- the LOC122090141 gene encoding protein SOSEKI 1-like isoform X1 yields MEAKGSVAAAEAWEGMNQVRRINVIYFLCRMGRIEHPHLIRVHHFSRNGVHLRDVKRWLSDLRGKDMPDSFSWSYKSLINRRRYKRSYVWQDLVDDDLITPISDNEYVLKGSEIYSVPFGFTDARPCGEKKASTENPQKKMEVSPKTSEEIEIVTDEETSEPFESERSTTTDESMKSNARKPEKEENNSEKNTEKTKPPLTHSTCFSKSKSYSSGTSYVFRNLLTCDVVDTNESAIMTINRVNRTTKNASNEAGFCKAETMGGSQRIFGNAWDQQPRQQNSRKSFTGVKTPKSMNELANQKKNSAACKPIVEPNCSQCGKAFKPEKLHSHMKSCKGMKSLNKNGGGGAAAATITLEKTSSRRSTDTSKEASTYFLTC; encoded by the exons ATGGAAGCCAAAGGAAGTGTTGCGGCTGCAGAAGCATGGGAGGGGATGAATCAAGTGAGGCGTATCAatgtaatttattttctgtGTCGGATGGGACGAATAGAGCATCCTCACCTTATCCGAGTTCATCATTTCAGTCGAAATGGCGTTCACTTACGAG ATGTGAAGAGATGGCTCTCGGATTTACGAGGAAAAGACATGCCTGATTCATTTTCCTGGTCTTACAAAAG TCTAATTAATCGCAGGAGGTACAAGAGAAGTTATGTCTGGCAAGATTTGGTGGATGACGACCTCATTACTCCAATATCTGATAACGAATACGTCCTCAAAGGATCTGAAATCTACTCTGTTCCCTTCG GATTTACAGATGCTCGTCCTTGCGGTGAAAAGAAAGCTTCAACAGAAAACCCACAAAAGAAAATGGAGGTGTCACCTAAAACCTCCGAAGAAATCGAAATCGTAACAGACGAGGAAACATCAGAACCGTTTGAATCAGAGAGGTCAACAACGACGGACGAATCAATGAAATCGAATGCGAGAAAgccagagaaagaagaaaacaacagTGAAAAGAATACAGAGAAGACCAAACCACCATTGACGCACTCTAcatgtttctccaagagtaAGAGCTACTCGAGCGGAACTTCTTACGTATTCCGCAACCTACTCACGTGTGATGTGGTCGACACCAACGAATCAGCCATAATGACGATCAATCGGGTAAATAGAACTACGAAGAATGCTTCAAATGAAGCAGGGTTTTGTAAAGCAGAGACTATGGGTGGGTCTCAGAGGATCTTCGGTAATGCTTGGGATCAACAGCCGCGTCAACAGAATTCCAG GAAAAGCTTTACTGGAGTGAAGACTCCAAAGAGCATGAATGAACTTGcaaatcagaagaaaaattCTGCCGCTTGTAAGCCAATCGTGGAGCCTAATTGCTC GCAATGTGGAAAAGCATTCAAACCAGAGAAATTGCATTCCCATATGAAGTCTTGCAAAGGCATGAAAAGCTTAAACAagaatggtggtggtggtgctgctgctgctactatAACCCTGGAGAAAACATCATCAAGGAGATCAACAGACACATCAAAGGAAGCATCAACCTATTTTCTGACCTGCTAA
- the LOC122090141 gene encoding protein SOSEKI 1-like isoform X2, with the protein MEAKGSVAAAEAWEGMNQVRRINVIYFLCRMGRIEHPHLIRVHHFSRNGVHLRDVKRWLSDLRGKDMPDSFSWSYKRRYKRSYVWQDLVDDDLITPISDNEYVLKGSEIYSVPFGFTDARPCGEKKASTENPQKKMEVSPKTSEEIEIVTDEETSEPFESERSTTTDESMKSNARKPEKEENNSEKNTEKTKPPLTHSTCFSKSKSYSSGTSYVFRNLLTCDVVDTNESAIMTINRVNRTTKNASNEAGFCKAETMGGSQRIFGNAWDQQPRQQNSRKSFTGVKTPKSMNELANQKKNSAACKPIVEPNCSQCGKAFKPEKLHSHMKSCKGMKSLNKNGGGGAAAATITLEKTSSRRSTDTSKEASTYFLTC; encoded by the exons ATGGAAGCCAAAGGAAGTGTTGCGGCTGCAGAAGCATGGGAGGGGATGAATCAAGTGAGGCGTATCAatgtaatttattttctgtGTCGGATGGGACGAATAGAGCATCCTCACCTTATCCGAGTTCATCATTTCAGTCGAAATGGCGTTCACTTACGAG ATGTGAAGAGATGGCTCTCGGATTTACGAGGAAAAGACATGCCTGATTCATTTTCCTGGTCTTACAAAAG GAGGTACAAGAGAAGTTATGTCTGGCAAGATTTGGTGGATGACGACCTCATTACTCCAATATCTGATAACGAATACGTCCTCAAAGGATCTGAAATCTACTCTGTTCCCTTCG GATTTACAGATGCTCGTCCTTGCGGTGAAAAGAAAGCTTCAACAGAAAACCCACAAAAGAAAATGGAGGTGTCACCTAAAACCTCCGAAGAAATCGAAATCGTAACAGACGAGGAAACATCAGAACCGTTTGAATCAGAGAGGTCAACAACGACGGACGAATCAATGAAATCGAATGCGAGAAAgccagagaaagaagaaaacaacagTGAAAAGAATACAGAGAAGACCAAACCACCATTGACGCACTCTAcatgtttctccaagagtaAGAGCTACTCGAGCGGAACTTCTTACGTATTCCGCAACCTACTCACGTGTGATGTGGTCGACACCAACGAATCAGCCATAATGACGATCAATCGGGTAAATAGAACTACGAAGAATGCTTCAAATGAAGCAGGGTTTTGTAAAGCAGAGACTATGGGTGGGTCTCAGAGGATCTTCGGTAATGCTTGGGATCAACAGCCGCGTCAACAGAATTCCAG GAAAAGCTTTACTGGAGTGAAGACTCCAAAGAGCATGAATGAACTTGcaaatcagaagaaaaattCTGCCGCTTGTAAGCCAATCGTGGAGCCTAATTGCTC GCAATGTGGAAAAGCATTCAAACCAGAGAAATTGCATTCCCATATGAAGTCTTGCAAAGGCATGAAAAGCTTAAACAagaatggtggtggtggtgctgctgctgctactatAACCCTGGAGAAAACATCATCAAGGAGATCAACAGACACATCAAAGGAAGCATCAACCTATTTTCTGACCTGCTAA